The Aequorivita sublithincola DSM 14238 genome window below encodes:
- the yihA gene encoding ribosome biogenesis GTP-binding protein YihA/YsxC, giving the protein MHIKSSEFLMSNSDVTKCPKDRLPEYAFIGRSNVGKSSLINMLMLRKSLAKTSGRPGKTQLINHFIINKSWYLVDLPGYGYARVSKSSKKVFQKFITNYFEKREQMVLAFVLVDCRHEPQPIDLEFMEWMGESGIPFNIIFTKADKEKPKALERNIEVYTKKMLETWEEMPQYFVTSASESTGRDEVLKYINKLNSSIQASEF; this is encoded by the coding sequence ATGCACATTAAATCCTCGGAATTTTTGATGAGTAACAGTGATGTTACCAAATGTCCAAAAGACCGTTTACCGGAATACGCATTCATTGGCCGAAGCAACGTGGGGAAATCTTCCCTCATCAATATGTTGATGCTGCGTAAAAGCTTGGCAAAAACTTCAGGAAGACCTGGAAAAACACAACTTATCAATCACTTCATTATCAATAAAAGCTGGTATTTAGTAGATTTACCTGGGTATGGTTATGCTCGCGTTTCAAAAAGCAGCAAAAAGGTTTTTCAGAAATTTATCACCAATTATTTTGAAAAAAGAGAGCAAATGGTACTCGCCTTTGTTTTGGTAGATTGCCGCCACGAACCTCAACCAATCGACTTAGAGTTTATGGAATGGATGGGCGAAAGTGGAATTCCCTTCAATATAATTTTCACAAAAGCGGATAAGGAGAAACCCAAAGCTTTGGAAAGAAACATTGAAGTCTACACCAAAAAAATGCTAGAGACTTGGGAAGAAATGCCCCAATACTTTGTTACTTCCGCTAGCGAATCTACAGGACGGGATGAAGTTTTAAAATATATTAATAAACTTAATAGTTCAATTCAAGCTTCCGAATTCTAG
- the gldB gene encoding gliding motility lipoprotein GldB — protein MALTNYNIFSTMKYWVLVILSVFLFSCNNESKVEKEIEKIPMDVEIIRFDKEFAHATLSDLPKLKAEFPAFFPKQYNDSIWVEKLTDTLQDQLEEEVLKLYSKDEVLNEVIVPLFQHIKYYFPNFETPLVIATTSDVDYRNKVILADNMLIIGLDNYLGADHHFYEGIDKYVSKEMKASQISPDIAETYARQYIKPPTKASFLGQIVYFGKELYLKDLWLPNISDAEKIGYTEEEYQWAEENEEYMWRYFVEKELLYSTDPKLGARFISPAPFSKFYLEIDNDSPGMLGRYLGWKIVRAYMENNDTDVQQLMVADAEEIFKNSKYKPKK, from the coding sequence ATGGCGTTAACCAACTATAACATTTTTTCTACTATGAAGTATTGGGTATTGGTTATTTTGAGTGTTTTTCTTTTTTCTTGCAACAACGAAAGCAAAGTTGAGAAGGAGATTGAAAAAATTCCTATGGATGTTGAAATTATTCGTTTCGATAAAGAATTTGCACACGCTACGCTATCAGATCTTCCGAAGTTGAAAGCAGAATTTCCAGCATTCTTTCCAAAGCAGTACAACGACAGTATCTGGGTTGAAAAGTTGACGGATACGCTTCAAGATCAGCTTGAAGAAGAAGTGTTAAAACTATATTCAAAAGATGAAGTGTTGAATGAAGTGATCGTGCCGCTTTTTCAACATATAAAATATTATTTTCCAAATTTTGAGACTCCGCTTGTAATCGCGACAACTTCAGACGTAGATTATCGCAACAAAGTGATCTTGGCAGATAATATGCTAATTATTGGTTTGGACAACTATTTAGGAGCTGATCATCATTTTTATGAAGGGATAGATAAATATGTTTCCAAGGAAATGAAGGCGTCTCAAATAAGCCCAGACATTGCGGAAACCTATGCGCGACAATACATAAAGCCACCGACGAAAGCTTCGTTTTTGGGTCAAATTGTTTACTTCGGAAAGGAGCTTTATTTGAAAGATTTATGGCTTCCAAACATTTCTGATGCAGAAAAAATAGGTTATACGGAAGAAGAATATCAATGGGCCGAAGAAAATGAAGAATATATGTGGCGGTATTTTGTGGAGAAGGAATTGCTTTATAGTACAGACCCAAAACTTGGTGCCCGATTTATAAGTCCTGCGCCATTTTCAAAATTCTATCTTGAAATAGACAACGACTCTCCAGGAATGTTGGGGCGTTATTTAGGTTGGAAAATTGTGCGCGCCTATATGGAAAACAATGACACAGACGTTCAGCAATTGATGGTTGCTGATGCAGAAGAAATATTTAAAAATTCAAAATACAAACCAAAGAAATAA
- the gldC gene encoding gliding motility protein GldC, protein MAVKHTSQINLTVAIDENKIPEKIHWTAEDGGVTNEESKAVMLSVWDSKKKESLRIDLWTKDMPVDEMKIFFHQTLSAMADTFQRATNDDKMSDTMRDFCEYFAEKLELKRDK, encoded by the coding sequence ATGGCAGTAAAACATACTTCACAAATAAACCTAACAGTTGCAATCGACGAAAATAAAATTCCAGAAAAAATTCACTGGACAGCTGAAGATGGAGGCGTTACAAACGAAGAATCCAAAGCAGTAATGCTTTCAGTTTGGGACAGCAAGAAAAAAGAATCACTAAGAATAGATCTTTGGACAAAAGATATGCCGGTTGACGAGATGAAAATTTTCTTTCACCAAACCTTAAGCGCAATGGCAGACACGTTTCAGCGTGCTACAAATGATGACAAAATGAGCGACACCATGAGGGATTTTTGTGAGTATTTTGCTGAAAAGTTAGAGTTGAAGCGGGATAAATAA
- the nadE gene encoding NAD(+) synthase, with translation MQTEKVIDHIVNWLKNYAVNAKMDGFVVGISGGIDSAVTSALCAKTGMRTLCVEMPIHQAPNQVTRGREHIQFLKEKFANVSNTEVNLTSVFEQFKTEVPQTSNDTNLDLSLANTRARLRMTTIYYFAGLHRYLVAGTGNKIEDFGVGFYTKYGDGGVDLSPIADLMKSEVYKIGEALNIPASIMKAAPTDGLFGDDRSDEDQLGASYDELEWAMKMVEDDKSSADFSGRQQVVFNLFNRLNKANQHKMNPIPVCEIPNEIL, from the coding sequence ATGCAAACCGAAAAAGTTATAGATCACATAGTAAATTGGTTGAAAAATTACGCAGTAAACGCAAAAATGGACGGTTTTGTGGTAGGAATTAGCGGCGGAATCGATTCCGCAGTAACTTCTGCACTTTGTGCAAAAACAGGAATGCGGACACTTTGTGTAGAAATGCCCATTCATCAAGCGCCTAACCAAGTGACTCGTGGACGCGAGCACATTCAGTTTTTAAAGGAAAAATTTGCAAACGTAAGCAATACAGAAGTAAATCTAACTTCGGTCTTTGAACAATTTAAAACCGAAGTACCGCAAACCAGTAATGACACCAACCTTGATCTTTCCCTGGCCAACACACGCGCCAGATTGCGGATGACGACGATTTACTATTTTGCAGGCCTACATCGTTATTTGGTAGCGGGAACGGGTAACAAAATTGAGGATTTTGGCGTGGGTTTTTACACAAAATATGGTGACGGCGGTGTAGATTTAAGCCCCATTGCAGATTTAATGAAAAGTGAAGTTTACAAAATTGGCGAAGCACTGAACATTCCAGCTTCAATTATGAAGGCTGCACCAACGGACGGCTTGTTCGGGGATGATCGTTCTGACGAGGACCAACTTGGCGCAAGCTATGACGAACTGGAATGGGCTATGAAAATGGTCGAGGATGATAAAAGTAGCGCCGACTTTTCCGGAAGACAACAAGTGGTTTTCAATCTTTTCAATCGGTTAAATAAGGCCAATCAACACAAAATGAACCCTATTCCAGTTTGTGAGATTCCTAATGAAATCCTGTAA
- a CDS encoding response regulator, which translates to MTKIVIADYHPIIRKGAEVLLNSVNEYSIVGRVSHGSELSKCLRKERPDILILELKIPEINGFQALRNMREEFPFTKIVIFSSHSEQIYALRSIKSGASGYIPKTASETVFLEAIKCIALGKVFLTKEIEATLKNKSVNKNSIQERYKKLSTREIEVLNLLSTGKRNKDIATLLEINEKTVSTYKTRLLKKLNVTNLAEMIHQARIFQFN; encoded by the coding sequence ATGACAAAAATTGTAATAGCAGATTATCATCCCATTATCAGAAAAGGAGCTGAAGTTTTGCTGAATAGTGTAAATGAATATTCCATAGTTGGAAGAGTATCACATGGTTCAGAATTGTCAAAATGTTTAAGAAAAGAACGCCCAGACATTTTGATTTTGGAGCTTAAGATTCCTGAAATTAATGGCTTTCAGGCTCTTCGTAATATGCGTGAAGAATTTCCATTTACAAAAATTGTTATTTTTTCATCACACTCAGAACAAATTTACGCACTTCGCTCCATAAAATCTGGTGCGTCTGGGTATATTCCAAAAACCGCTTCAGAAACTGTTTTTCTTGAAGCTATAAAATGTATTGCTTTAGGAAAAGTGTTTTTAACAAAAGAAATTGAGGCTACACTTAAAAATAAATCTGTTAACAAAAACAGCATTCAAGAGCGATATAAAAAACTATCAACTAGGGAGATTGAAGTACTCAACCTACTTTCCACCGGAAAGCGCAACAAAGACATAGCCACACTTTTAGAAATAAACGAAAAAACTGTGAGTACTTATAAAACACGGCTGTTGAAAAAATTGAATGTTACAAATTTGGCAGAAATGATTCACCAAGCTCGGATTTTTCAGTTTAATTAA
- the dnaG gene encoding DNA primase codes for MISRITIDKIFETARVEEVIGDFVQLKKSGTNYKGLSPFTDERSPSFMVSPVKQIWKDFSSGKGGTVVSFLMEHEHFTYPEAIKFLAKKYGIEIEETEQTSEDKEQANERESLYLVSEFAKEYFHTTLLKTEEGKAIGLSYFKERGFTDETIKKFDLGYSPDSWDAFTSHAIKKGYKLEFLEKTGLSIVKEEKQFDRFKGRVMFPIVSMSGRTLGFGGRILTSDKKAAKYLNSPESDIYHKSKVLYGIFHAKQSIAKEDNCYLVEGYTDVIQFHQTGIHNVVSSSGTALTSEQIRLVNRLTKNITVLFDGDTAGLRASLRGIDLILEQGMNVKICTFPEGEDPDSFSRKNSLEELTLYLEENAKDFITFKASLLAKDAKNDPIKKSETIHDMVNSIAKIPDVIKREVYIKECSRIMDISEQVLFNTLAQVLRKEQKDASKRAEVPQEAFEVISSEKKIEKVDVQFQLEQKIIQLLLLYGDVEEDFEELIMETDEKGEIILKPEIHKSRVFEKIYLDLQEDEIEFMNPEFKDLYFEVVNRFNQNPEAKAETFVTELNPEMASAVTNFLMEEERYSLSDWERKEIYVKKKELTIAQMVSETILNLRRHLVSQKISELSEVMKQEDNPEKESGLQEIVDYISLKKVLSNKLNRVL; via the coding sequence TTGATTTCCAGAATAACCATAGACAAAATTTTTGAAACCGCCAGAGTAGAGGAGGTTATCGGCGATTTTGTACAACTAAAAAAATCTGGAACCAACTACAAAGGCCTCAGCCCTTTTACTGACGAGCGTTCGCCAAGCTTTATGGTTAGTCCTGTGAAACAAATTTGGAAGGATTTCAGTAGTGGAAAAGGCGGGACCGTGGTTTCATTTTTAATGGAACACGAACATTTTACCTATCCCGAAGCCATTAAATTTCTAGCGAAAAAGTACGGAATTGAAATTGAAGAAACTGAACAGACTTCCGAAGATAAAGAACAAGCCAACGAACGTGAAAGCTTGTATTTGGTCAGCGAATTCGCAAAGGAATATTTTCATACCACATTATTAAAAACGGAAGAAGGCAAAGCCATCGGGCTATCCTACTTCAAAGAAAGGGGTTTTACAGATGAAACCATCAAAAAATTTGACCTTGGTTATTCGCCCGATTCTTGGGATGCTTTTACAAGTCACGCTATAAAAAAAGGCTATAAACTTGAATTCCTTGAGAAAACGGGTCTTTCAATTGTAAAAGAAGAAAAACAATTCGACCGTTTTAAGGGAAGAGTTATGTTCCCAATAGTAAGTATGAGCGGTCGCACGCTTGGTTTTGGAGGAAGAATTTTGACTTCAGATAAAAAAGCTGCGAAATATCTCAACTCTCCTGAAAGCGATATTTACCATAAAAGCAAAGTGCTTTACGGAATCTTTCACGCCAAACAAAGCATCGCCAAGGAAGATAATTGCTACTTGGTTGAAGGTTATACAGACGTTATTCAGTTTCATCAAACAGGAATACACAACGTCGTTTCTTCATCGGGAACGGCTTTAACTTCAGAACAGATTCGTCTTGTAAATAGGCTGACAAAAAACATAACCGTTCTTTTTGACGGTGATACAGCTGGTTTGCGAGCATCACTTCGCGGTATCGACCTGATTTTGGAACAGGGAATGAACGTAAAAATCTGCACTTTTCCCGAAGGAGAAGATCCAGACAGTTTTTCCCGTAAAAATTCGTTGGAAGAACTCACGCTTTATTTAGAAGAAAACGCCAAGGATTTCATCACTTTTAAAGCTTCGTTACTCGCTAAGGATGCAAAAAATGACCCGATAAAAAAGAGCGAGACCATTCACGATATGGTTAACAGCATCGCGAAGATTCCTGATGTTATAAAGCGCGAAGTATATATAAAGGAGTGTTCTCGAATTATGGATATTTCGGAACAAGTGCTTTTCAATACCCTTGCACAGGTTCTTCGGAAGGAGCAAAAAGACGCTTCAAAAAGAGCTGAAGTTCCGCAGGAAGCTTTTGAAGTTATTTCTTCAGAAAAAAAGATTGAAAAGGTTGATGTTCAGTTTCAGTTAGAACAAAAAATAATTCAGTTGTTGCTGCTTTATGGCGATGTTGAAGAAGATTTTGAGGAATTAATTATGGAAACGGACGAAAAAGGAGAAATCATTTTAAAGCCAGAAATACATAAATCGCGTGTTTTTGAAAAAATTTATCTCGATTTGCAGGAAGATGAAATTGAATTTATGAATCCCGAATTCAAAGATTTATATTTTGAAGTAGTTAACCGTTTCAACCAAAATCCAGAAGCAAAAGCAGAGACTTTCGTTACTGAATTGAATCCTGAAATGGCTTCTGCCGTTACCAATTTTTTGATGGAGGAAGAACGATATTCACTCAGTGATTGGGAGCGTAAGGAAATTTATGTGAAGAAAAAAGAACTAACCATTGCTCAAATGGTTAGCGAAACCATACTAAATCTGCGCCGTCACCTGGTTTCCCAAAAAATATCTGAACTTTCCGAAGTTATGAAGCAAGAAGATAATCCTGAAAAAGAGTCTGGATTACAGGAAATTGTGGATTACATTAGTCTTAAAAAGGTGCTTTCCAATAAATTGAATAGGGTGCTTTAA